In Prunus dulcis chromosome 2, ALMONDv2, whole genome shotgun sequence, a single genomic region encodes these proteins:
- the LOC117617058 gene encoding uncharacterized protein LOC117617058 gives MSSSSLPKTPSSPPSPPPLDSSDADRRLREAEDRLRDAIEELQRRQRSAAARGPQHLPPCDHASDESCIAHAIGNLCQSFLLSYGVRVGIGILLRAFKLARRQSYSSLLDLKQLVSEKDLIVREEACRIGLFFGGFSGSYHALRCLLRKWRKKETPLNAILAGSVAGLSILALNDSNRRRTLSMYLLARLAQCAYNSAKSKNKFHFWGSHWRHGDSLLFSIACAQVMYAFVMRPESLPKSYQEFIQKTGPVAQPVYKAIRECCRGYPVDIASLSDYLSERTKSDSIKLEEYPSIFPCSVIHPDTNSCLAHNAIATSATFRKTFPLYFSLTFVPFVVLRLQKFMEAPARTFLVALKDAVRSTTFLSAFVGIFQGVICLHRKVASKDHKLLYWIAGGISALSVLLEKKARRGELALYVLPRAGDSLWYILVNRHLLPDIKNAEVFLFCLSMGGIMYYLEHEPDTMAPFLRGLIRRFLASRISNPVSASNRSSSYTYLQSLDAMKKPKLLDSRHTESPSEKYNLESIPGL, from the exons ATGTCGTCGTCGTCTCTCCCCAAAACCCCATCCTCTCCCCCCTCCCCTCCTCCCTTAGACAGCTCCGACGCCGACCGCCGCCTCCGAGAGGCCGAGGACCGCCTCCGCGATGCCATCGAGGAGCTCCAGCGCCGCCAGCGCTCCGCCGCAGCTCGTGGGCCCCAGCACCTCCCGCCTTGCGACCACGCCAGCGACGAGTCGTGTATCGCCCACGCCATTGGCAATCTCTGCCAGAGCTTTCTCTTGTCGTATGGCGTACGAGTCGGAATTGGCATCCTTCTTCGCGCTTTCAAGCTCGCCCGCAGACAGTCGTACTCTTCACTCCTCGATCTCAAG CAACTAGTCTCAGAAAAAGATCTCATTGTAAGAGAAGAAGCATGCCGAAtcggtttattttttggtggcTTTAGTGGTTCTTATCATGCTCTTAGATGCTTGTTGAGAAAgtggagaaagaaagagacacCATTGAATGC AATTTTAGCAGGTTCAGTTGCTGGTTTGTCTATTTTAGCGTTAAATGACTCAAACCGAAGGCGCACACTTTCTATGTACTTATTGGCCAGGCTAGCCCAG TGTGCTTATAATTCTGCGAAGTCTAAGAACAAGTTTCACTTTTGGGGAAGCCATTGGAGGCATGGGGATTCTCTACTTTTTTCAATTGCATGTGCACAG gtTATGTATGCTTTTGTAATGCGTCCTGAGAGCTTGCCAAAATCTTATCAAGAATTTATCCAGAAAACTGGGCCAGTTGCACAGCCTGTGTACAAGGCTATAAGGGAATGTTGTAGAGGTTACCCTGTGGATATTGCGTCACTATCTGATTACTTGTCTGAGAGAACGAAATCTGACTCTATAAAGTTGGAAGAGTATCCATCCATTTTTCCTTGTTCTGTTATTCATCCAGACACAAATTCTTGTTTAGCTCACAATGCAATTGCAACATCAGCTACCTTTAGGAAAACGTTTCCACTTTACTTCTCTTTGACATTTGTACCATTCGTTGTTCTCCGCCTGCAGAAG TTCATGGAGGCCCCTGCTCGTACCTTTTTGGTTGCTCTTAAAGATGCTGTTCGCTCAACAACATTTTTGTCTGCTTTTGTTGGGATCTTCCAG GGTGTCATATGTTTGCATAGAAAAGTTGCATCAAAAGACCACAAGCTTCTATATTGGATTGCTGGTGGAATATCTGCTCTTTCAGTTTTACTGGAGAAAAAGGCTAGACGTGGTGAACTTGCTCTTTATGTTCTTCCGCGAGCGGGAGATTCCTTGTGGTATATCTTAGTAAATCGCCACCTGCTTCCAGATATTAAGAATGCTGAG gtgtttttgttttgtttgtctaTGGGAGGAATCATGTACTACTTGGAACATGAGCCAGACACTATGGCTCCATTTCTCAGGGGTCTGATCCGTCGGTTCCTTGCTAGCAGAATAAGCAACCCTGTCTCTGCGTCCAATAGGAGTTCCTCCTACACATATTTGCAGAGCCTTGATGCCATGAAGAAGCCGAAGCTCTTAGATAGTCGTCATACTGAATCACCTTCCGAGAAGTATAATCTTGAATCAATACCAGGGCTGTGA
- the LOC117618415 gene encoding ankyrin repeat-containing protein BDA1 → MDIRLFEASHTGDVQLLHQLLAENPLLLHSLALAFTENPLHVASTAGHVDFVKEIVRLKPAFVRELNQEGFSPMHIASANGYFEIVRELLKVDQILCRLNGRDQWTPLHYAAARGRVDVVGEMVLACPESVEDVTIQGETALHLAVKNSQFEAIKVAVELAIQLRKANVLLNMKDKHGNTALHLATWKKQHQVVEWLVGINRTTPGALEINNVNQSGLTPLDLLLILPSEAGDREIHETLRRVGSSRAQDIAHSAVPSLDSHILSHCPMASETPQPQQPNNLMEYFKFKKGRDSPSDARTALLVVAVLVATATFQVGLSPPNGVWQDNAGLTKNGTGSAEPARLAGKSIMGSYNAVLFVIFVSFNSIGFSVSLHMISVLTSNFPLQLELQICVVAMYVTYNTAMINIAPDNTTVLISVFTAVLPTLVSVAAKWGRHFFMRLREFLAN, encoded by the exons ATGGACATAAGACTGTTTGAGGCATCTCATACAGGAGATGTTCAACTCTTGCACCAACTGCTAGCAGAGAATCCACTTCTACTCCATAGCCTTGCGCTAGCTTTCACAGAGAACCCCTTACACGTTGCTTCGACTGCCGGCCATGTTGACTTTGTTAAGGAGATTGTGAGGTTGAAACCAGCTTTTGTGAGAGAACTCAACCAGGAGGGTTTTAGCCCCATGCACATCGCATCCGCCAATGGTTATTTTGAGATTGTAAGGGAGCTGCTGAAAGTTGACCAAATACTGTGCCGGCTAAATGGAAGAGATCAGTGGACTCCTCTTCATTATGCAGCTGCCAGAGGAAGGGTAGATGTTGTTGGAGAAATGGTTTTGGCTTGTCCTGAAAGTGTTGAAGATGTGACCATACAAGGGGAGACTGCCTTGCACCTTGCTGTTAAGAACAGCCAGTTTGAAGCAATTAAAGTTGCGGTGGAATTGGCCATACAACTGAGGAAGGCGAACGTCCTCCTGAATATGAAGGATAAGCATGGCAACACAGCTCTTCACCTAGCAACTTGGAAGAAACAACACCAG GTGGTGGAATGGTTAGTTGGCATAAATCGAACAACACCTGGTGCGTTGGAAATAAACAATGTAAACCAGAGCGGTCTCACACCTCTTGATCTGCTGCTAATCTTGCCAAGTGAAGCCGGTGATAGGGAAATCCATGAGACCCTTCGCCGTGTTGGAAGTTCAAGAGCACAGGACATAGCCCATTCTGCTGTTCCTTCATTAGACTCTCATATCCTCTCACATTGCCCCATGGCATCAGAGACCCCTCAACCGCAGCAGCCAAATAACTTGATGGAATACTTCAAGTTCAAAAAGGGCAGAGACTCTCCTAGCGATGCGCGTACCGCTCTGCTAGTCGTGGCAGTACTGGTAGCCACAGCAACCTTTCAAGTTGGGCTCAGCCCTCCAAATGGTGTTTGGCAGGACAATGCTGGCTTGACCAAGAATGGGACTGGCAGTGCTGAACCAGCACGCTTAGCAGGGAAGTCCATCATGGGTTCTTATAATGCAGTTCTATTTGTCATCTTTGTATCTTTCAACTCAATCGGGTTTTCAGTTTCTCTTCACATGATCAGCGTCCTCACTAGCAACTTCCCTTTGCAGTTGGAGCTTCAAATCTGCGTCGTTGCAATGTACGTCACCTACAACACTGCAATGATCAACATTGCACCAGATAACACAACGGTCCTCATCAGTGTGTTTACAGCAGTTTTGCCTACTTTGGTATCAGTTGCTGCCAAATGGGGTAGGCACTTTTTCATGAGGCTTAGAGAATTTCTAGCAAATTGA